In one Rutidosis leptorrhynchoides isolate AG116_Rl617_1_P2 chromosome 8, CSIRO_AGI_Rlap_v1, whole genome shotgun sequence genomic region, the following are encoded:
- the LOC139863561 gene encoding uncharacterized protein — translation MAHLINTLKLGGNALSTTIPHNKLLPQKVYIFIWRAFQKKIPVRFELDKRGIDLDSIMCPLCEMDIESTDHILGLCPKSALIWKHVLDWWAQDNTLISNLNDAIINNQAFALNKFGNSLWQATKWITCYTVWKHRNLNVFSKKVWSPASILSEIQTQSYSWISKRLRKKKSIMWHQWLINPSFFVADPSHRVGIG, via the coding sequence ATGGCACATTTGATAAACACCTTAAAGCTTGGTGGTAACGCTCTTAGCACGACGATTCCCCACAACAAACTCCTGCCTCAAaaagtctacattttcatatggcgAGCCTTTCAAAAAAAGATACCGGTTAGATTCGAATTAGACAAACGAGGCATTGATCTCGACTCCATCATGTGCCCTTTATGCGAAATGGATATAGAATCCACTGATCACATTCTCGGACTTTGTCCTAAATCGGCTCTAATATGGAAACACGTACTAGATTGGTGGGCCCAAGATAACACATTAATCTCCAATTTAAATGATGCGATTATCAATAATCAAGCCTTCGCTCTCAACAAATTTGGGAATTCACTATGGCAAGCAACTAAATGGATTACATGCTACACAGTCTGGAAACATAGAAACTTAAATGTATTTTCCAAAAAAGTTTGGTCTCCCGCCTCGATTCTCTCCGAAATACAAACTCAAAGTTATAGTTGGATATCCAAAAGATTGCGTAAAAAGAAATCAATCATGTGGCACCAATGGCTCATCAATCCCTCCTTCTTCGTTGCGGATCCTTCACACCGTGTTGGTATAGGCTGA
- the LOC139862055 gene encoding uncharacterized protein, whose protein sequence is MGACVSSNKKSSSPTKFHKSSSEFDRKTDNDMTIPPSPVKEKLPIVVNYGNVDVKPPLHSSANSNDFGSKEEAFFDSQAWLDSDCESDFMSVNGDFTPSRGNTPVHHNSRSATPQMKESAPVVDDQQPPMTSYQPSVTSSQPSVTSSQPSVSPIKKKKRLSELFSESLRENHNLDEENVENTEKASEKGAHKRAEPTAVNGSGLKAKSGRWVEIVHVNGCLPRVLSSCRPVSHQQSQVRRK, encoded by the exons ATGGGCGCCTGTGTTTCTTCAAATAAAAAATCATCATCTCCAACGAAATTTCACAAATCATCATCTGAGTTTGATCGGAAAACAGATAATGATATGACGATTCCACCGTCGCCTGTTAAGGAAAAACTTCCGATCGTCGTTAATTATGGCAATGTTGATGTTAAGCCTCCTCTTCATTCGTCCGCTAATTCAAATGATTTTG GTAGTAAAGAGGAGGCGTTTTTTGATTCCCAAGCATGGTTAGACTCCGATTGTGAATCTGATTTTATGAGTGTCAATGGAG ATTTCACACCATCAAGAGGCAATACACCTGTGCACCATAATTCTCGTTCGGCCACCCCACAAATGAAGGAGAGTGCACCTGTCGTTGATGACCAGCAACCTCCTATGACATCATATCAACCATCTGTGACCTCATCGCAACCATCTGTGACCTCATCTCAACCATCTGTAAGTCCAATAAAGAAGAAAAAGCGACTTTCTGAGCTATTCAGTGAAAGCCTTAGAGAGAATCATAATCTTGATGAGGAAAATGTGGAAAATACTGAAAAAGCCAGTGAGAAGGGGGCCCACAAGAGGGCTGAACCTACAGCAGTTAATGGTAGTGGTTTAAAAGCGAAGAGCGGGAGATGGGTTGAGATTGTGCATGTAAACGGCTGCTTACCGAGGGTGCTTTCGAGTTGTAGGCCCGTAAGTCATCAGCAATCGCAAGTAAGAAGAAAGTAA